Below is a genomic region from Trichocoleus sp..
TTGTATCGGCTTTTAGCGCAATCCACCGTCCTGTACCATCCGCGTTAAACTTCGCAGCATAAAGCATCCCATCCGAGAGCAGGCTAGAGTTTGCCTTGTCCTGGGGATTCCGCACAATGCTGTTGCTCACAAACTTATAGAGATGTCCGCCCCGTCGATCGCACCCGGAATAGAATGCCAGTTTCTTCCCAGCCACGGCCCGAACGCCAACTGCCTCATGCCGGAAGCGACCAAGCCAGGTATGCTTCGTGCCATAGTCATCCGGGTTCGCTGGATCAACTTCCACCATCCAGCCATACTTATTGCCTGCCAACCCTAGGGCATTACCAAGACCTGTAATTTCTTCCGCGTCCATATTAAAGGGCTTTTTGCTGGGGTTCAGAGAAGTTCCATCAGCATAAACAGCTTCAGGGACATAGCTCTGGTAGTTTTCTTCAGCGCTGAAAACCGTACCCCAGGGTGTTGTGCCACCCGCACAGTTGCTAAAGCTGCCAATAATCCGATCGCCCAATCCATCTACATACCCCTGACCGCTGGTCTTCTGGAAGACTGCAACTGCTGGCCCCGTTGATTTCAAATACTTCCCATCCTCCAAGCCCGAAATTCCCATAATGCGGCGATCGGCGCTGGAGTTGGTTCGCAGCCACTTCCCATCTGCTGCTTTGCGAATTGAAATCACAGAAAGACCTAAATCAGTTAGAGCGGTTTTGCTGAGGGTAAGGATTGCTGCTTTCGTCGCATCACTGTCGGGTAGCGCAAACGCATCGATCCCCGCTTCCCCGGCAGCTTTCACGGCAGCTTGTACAACATCTAAAGGCAAAGCCTGACCGATCACCTGCTGATAGGTTTGCATCCAGGGCTTGGCGCTGATGTACTCATGGTTGACCGTGAGCCACCCTTCATCAGAAGCAGTTTCCACAAAAGAAAGATAGTCGTTGTTGTAGCCAAAATGCGAGTCACCCACTCGATCGCCCCAGGCAGCAACCACATCATAGGTATAGCCTTCTGGCAACACCAGGTCATCAACCACTGTAAATTTGCTATAGTCGCTCAGTTGTTTGTCCCGGTTCATGCTGTCTGTCAGGAGCGGCATTGGACCTTGGATTGGTTTAAAGCTGAGCCGAGATGCCGAAACGCCTTGTGCTGATGCAGCTTCCCCTTGCTGTAACAAGGACGATTGTTTCCCGCTCACCAGCGGCTGAAGGGCGATCGAACCTGCACCCATCCCCAGAAACATCAAGAAGTGCCTACGCTTGAGTGACATAGCAGAGTTTCCCAAAGTTATTCTTATCTAGCTTGTCTGTCGAATCACTGGACAATGAGGCGGCGCGAAATGCAGCAGTACCCCATAGGGCAGACTCTAGCAATGTTGGTTTAAGTGCTGATGATCATTCTGTTAAGGACACATCCCTGTTCAGAGATTAAGCAAACTTAAGCAAAAGGACCGATCGGCAACTCCTGAATCGGGAGAACAATAGACTTCTCTATCTTTCGCAACATTTCTTAAGCTTGAATCGATCGCTAGATTCAGACTAAGGCTAGGCACATTTGCTTATTTTTATGAGATCATGGCAGAAGTGGACAATGTTAAAAGCTGTTCAGCTTGATGCAAAAATTAACCTTTGCAGCAGGTCTGCATCAATTAGTTGTAGTTTCTTATACAAGAGTTAAACTTTAAATAACAAACAATTTGATTTTTCTTTACCCTATCGTCTGCCCCGGTATTTCTCTATTGCTGCTGTAGTTTGTCGGTAAGACCTTTATTCGACTCATAAAAAAATTTCTATTTAAACTTCAACTGAATTCAAAGAGGCACAGCGAAGCGTGAATTACTCTCCCTTTAGCCAGATGCGACGTTACGACTCACAAGCCATTGCTCGGTACTACCGCTATCGTCCTTGGCGAGCAATTTGGCGAATGTTCGTCGTTATTTGGCTATTCTCCCGATTTATATTGGGGTTGCGGTGGGATAAATGGACGAACCAGGAAGAAGCCCAGAAAACGAAGCGGGCAGTTCAACTCCGGCAACTGCTGACGCGCCTCGGTCCCACTTATATCAAAGTTGGACAAGCCCTTTCCACTCGTCCAGATTTAGTACGCAAAGACTTTTTAGATGAACTGACAAAGCTGCAAGACCGGCTCCCGCCATTCCCGACACCGCTTGCCTTTGACATTATTGAACGAGAACTCGATCGATCGGTCGAGGAGATGTTTGATCCAATCTCTGCTGAGCCGATCGCAGCGGCAAGTTTGGGGCAGGTCTATCATGCTTACTTGCAAACTGGGGAAGAGGTTGCCGTTAAGGTGCAACGTCCAAATCTGCTGCCCGTTCTAACCCTTGACCTCTATTTGATGCGTTGGGCAGCAAGCTGGCTGGGTCCACTACTACCGCTGAATCTGGGCCACAACTTGACTTTGATTGTGGATGAGTTTGGCACAAAGCTGTTTGAGGAAGTTGACTACCTCAACGAAGGGCGCAATGCCGAGAAGTTTGCTGCCAACTTTTCAGATGATCCAACGGTGAAGGTGCCATCTATCTATTGGCGATACAGCAGCCAACGGGTTTTGGTGCTGGAGTGGATTAACGGCTTCAAACTCACTGACATCAACAAAATTCAGGAGTCGAATCTCAATGCAGATAGGCTGATTGAAATTGGTGTCACCTCTGGTCTAAGGCAATTGCTGGAGTATGGCTTCTTCCACGCTGACCCCCACCCTGGCAACCTTTTTGCAACGCCGAACGGTCAGATGGCATATATCGACTTTGGCATGATGGATCAGCTGAGCGAGATAACGAAGGAAACGCTCGTTGATTCTATTGTGCATCTGATCAACAAGGATTACGAAGACCTGGCAAAGGATTTCGTGAAGCTAGGCTTCCTGACCCCTGACACTGATATTCAGCCGATCGTGCCTGCGCTAGAAATCGTTTTGGGGAGTGCTTTAGGTGAAAGTGTCCGAGACTTTAACTTCAAGACCATCACCGATCAGTTTGCTTCCTTGATGTATGAGTATCCGTTCCGCCTCCCAGCCCAGTTTGCGCTGATTATTCGATCGCTCGTCACGCAAGAAGGACTGGCACTGAGCCTCAACCCCGACTTCAAAATTGTGGATGTTGCCTTTCCCTATATTGCGAAGCGGCTCTTAACTGGAGAATCTCCGCAATTGCGACGACGGTTAATCGATGTTTTGTTCAAAGATGGCAAATTTCAGTGGCATCGCCTGGAGAACCTGCTTTCGATCGCCCGCTCCGACAACAATTTTGACATTCTGCCCACGGCACAACTCGGTTTACAATACCTCTTATCGGAAGAAGGACAGTATCTGCGGCGACAGTTGATCCTGGCTTTGGTTGAAAACGATCGGCTCCACACCGAAGAAGTACAGCGGCTGTGGAATCTGATTAAAGACGACATCAAGCCCGATCGTCTGTTTAGTGCGGCTTTGGGGGCGCTAACGGGCTTATCGACTGCTGGAGCCACTGCCCTTTTACCCTCCATGGTTGCCTTCATCAATTCCCCGAAACTTGAGAACCCCAAACCCTAGAAGGCGATCGATTATTCAGTTCATAATCCCTTATCCCCAATCTCATGGAGCAATACATTCCTTACTACGAACCGCCGTATTTTCTGCTGGTTGCTGGGTTACTGGCTGGTATCACCTCTGGGGCTGCATTTGAAGCGACGTTAAAGCAGTCTGTTCATGCCTGGGCAAAAAGCCGCTCCACGCGCAACCTGGCAAATTTACAAGGATTACCGCTCCTGATTCCATTTCTGGGCATGTGCGGCGGCATCTGTATTTTTCTGGCGTCGGGTCTCTCGATCTTTGGGTTTCCGAACTCGCTTTCCTATGGCATCGCTTTTCCCCTAACGCTATTTATTGGCTTTTTGGTTTGGTCGCAATTGGGCAAAATTTTGGTGCAGCTAGAGCAGGGCGGCTCAAAAGCACTCGACCTTGACATTTACTAAAAGCAAAACTCTAAATGCGGTGATGTGAGTTCGATCGCATTGAAGTACCCCTGCGGGGCGGATTTTCCGCCCTTTTTTGCTGGCACTCGACCCGACCCCGATGAATTTCTGCGCTCTCCGGATCGCCTGCAATGATGTCGCTATACTAAACCAACAAAGATTGCAAGAAAAAAACAGTTTTTGGGTTTACTCAGCTTAGGCATTTTTGCCTCTGGTTCGACCAGTCATCACCATACGCAATCTCACCATATACAACTCTACGATCGCAGCCCGTGTTACCTCCAATTGTGCATGAGGGGAGTTTCAATCCCTTTAAGTTTTGGTTCAACAACAGCGTGCAGGACGGCATGTACTATCAGAGTGAACTGTTTTGCCGTCTACAGTCTGTACCTGCTCGCTATCGTGCTCAGCTCTATCACTATGCCTGTCGGTTAGCCCAGAAAGAGAGCATTATTGTCAGTGCTGGTCCAGAGTCCTACAGTATTTGGATTGGTCTTCGTAGTCCTGATGCGATCGAACACATTACCGGAAATTGCCCTCTGCCCGCCTTCTTACAGTTTGCTCACCAACAACCTATGCCACCTGTGCCCCCGCCTCAGGAAGCCTAGAGCTTTGAAAGAGTTGCTGTAGATTTCATGGGAAAAGGACAAAAGGAGAGAACCGGAAACTGCATGATAAAACGGGTTTGCATCGCTGCACTATCCACCTGAATTGTGCCATTAAGATGCTCAACCAAGCGTTTAACTAACGCTAATCCTAAACCCGTTCCCCCTTGCTTCCAGGGATCGGCATTTGGCACGCGATAGAACTTTTCAAAAATGCGACTCAGTTCTTTCTCCGGAATTTCGGAGCCGCTATTAATCACCTGAATCGTAATTTGATCCTGGTTGAGATTGGCAACAACGAAAATTTTCTCGCGAGGGGGCGTATATTTGCAGGCATTGTGGAGCAGTTCTGCCATAATTCGCTTCAGTGCTGCCTCATCTGTCTGAAATAAGGGGAACTGTGATTCCATTTCCAGCGTTAGCTGCTGCTCTCTCGCATGTGCCCGGTCTTTAAAGGACTGGATCAGTTCAGGCAACCAATCTTTCAAATTCACTAAGTCCATCATGCTAGGTTCCATGCCTGCGTCAAGTCGCTGCAGATCGAGCAGGTCATTGATCAGGCTAATTTCTCGCTCACATTCGCTGTCCAACACTTGCAGATATTGTGACAGTCTGCTGCGGTAGGGGGAGTCCACCGTTACGCCAATGCTGGTCACTTTGTTTAAGTTGACTCCCAGCATTTGGATCGCCATTTTCATATTTGCAACGGGCGATCGAAGCTCATGAGAAACCGTACTGAGAAAGTCATCTTTGAGCAAACTCAGCGTTTCCATCTCCACTAGACGCTCCTGCGCCGCTTGATAGAGACGAGCTTGCCGGATGGCAATGGCACAATGGTTAGCAACCTGCTGTGCTAATCGCACCTCTCGCTCCTCAAACCAAGTTTCACTCTCTCTAAACAGCCAGATATCGCCTAAAATTTCGTGGCTGTCTCCAATGGGACAAGCAAGAATTGTATAGCTTTGCTGAGGAACCAACTCTGGAGCAAGAACAGGATGAACGCAAAATTGAACCGTCTCGCCCTTGAGCAGTTGGGCATGAACCCCAGGAAATTCTTCTACTCCGTCTATCCCATAGCTTTGGCCTGAGTTCACTGGAGATTCAGTCAGGAAAAACTGGGTCTGAATGATTGTCTTTCTGGCTTGTAGATCAAAAATTGCTGTATTGCAGCCAATAATTTGCAATTCAGTTGTCAATTCTTGCACAGTGGCTTGCAAAATATGGTTCTCGTCCAGGCTATCTCGAACGCGATCGGTGATGCGTTGCAGGAGATCTGCAAAGTTGAGCGACTGTTTCAGTTGATAGGTTCGTTCTTGAACCTGCTGCTCCAGATAAATTTCTGAGTCTTTCAGCAACTGCTCCCGAACCCGGATGCGATCGATCATGCTTTGAAAAACTCGCGCAAGCAGGTCAAATTCATCGGGTAACCACCTGCGGTCGATGAAAAAAAAGTTGTGATTGTAATCTCCCGTTCCTGTTTTTTCGGCTGCGGCAGAAAGTTGATTTAACTGTTTCGTGAGTAGCCCCGACAGAAAATAAATCAGAACAAACAGAACGCTATAAGTTGTGATGAAAGCAATCAAAAGTCGATCGCGAATCCCTTGTTGAATCGCAAGAATATAGCCTGCTTGATAGTCAATTCCAAGTGCTCCAACAGGATCGCCTTTTGAGTTAAGAATCGGCGTTACTCCAGTTGCCCAAACGCCCCATTTATCGGCTGCAATTGATAAATCAACTGTTTGTACTTTGAGCCCTTTCAGTAAAATATCGTCTTCTTTAAGAGCGATTTTATAATACTCTAAAAACTTTGCGCCTTTAATGCGATGGTTCACCGCAGTATCGCTGCCAATAAAGATAATCGCTTTAGGTTCAGAAGCTGGAACGTAAGTATAAATAAAGGCTTGGGGATTAATTGAAGAAACGGCTGCTAACCACTGCACATGCTGCCAATAGCGAGGATCATCAGAGTAACCATCAGAACGTGGCTTTGCCTGCCTTAAAGCAACAAACGAATCACCATCAATTCCTTTTACTGCTCCATTCAGCGTTTGAACTAAGTCCTCCTGAACGTGCTCCATCGATTTTTGAGTAGAGAACTGATAGAACCAGTAATAAACGCCAGAGAAAACAGCGACAAACAGAACTGTAAAACTTGATAAAAGTTTGAGGCGAAGGCTTACCAACTTTAGGGATCGTTCGGTAGATGGTGGTCTTGTCATTCGTTGCAAAAGTTGCACAAAGAAGTTGCACAAAACAGGATAGGGCAGCCAGCTTTAGAGTGCCCAGAAACCCAAACGTCCTCTCGTCAGAATTAAGAAGATTTCACAAACGCTAAGCGCGGTAAGCAACAAAAGTTACTGGTCAGATTGCGGCGTTAGCCGATCGCGCCAGACCCGCACTGCTATTTGAAGGCGATCGGAGAGCCAGCTATCGTATTGGGGGTAAATCGGCAAACGCGGCTGGAGCTGCCAACCCAAGTGATTCAGCGTCATCGTTAAAGCTGCATCGTGGGGATGAGGATAATCGGGGTTGACTTCATCTTTGGGGCCAATTCCCCCCAGGTCTGTTGCGCCTGCCTCTAGGCAAGCCGATAAATGCTCAGGAGCGGGAACCAGATTAGGAGGAATTTGGATTGTAATGTCGTGGGGCAACAGTTTACGAGCCATCTGCACGACTCTTACCAAGGTTTCAGGAGAGAATGCTTCCCCTTCCCAGGCTTGACTGTGACCTGGACAATGAGGCTGCAAAATGACTTCCTGAATATGTTTGTAGCGGTGATGTACCTGGGCGATCGTCTCTAGCGTGGTAAGCCTGTCTGCCTCCGTTTCTCCAATGCCCAGTAGCAATCCGGTGGTGAAAGGGATTTGCAGCTCGCCTGCCCATTCCAACTGCTGTAGCCGCACCGCAGGAACTTTGCTCGGCGCATGACGATGGACAGATTCCAGCAAAGTGGAGGTCATTTGCTCCAGCATCAACCCCATTGACACATTCACTGCTTTTAGCTGCGCCATTTCCTCAAACTGGAGAATTCCGGCATTGGTATGAGGTAAAAACCCTAAATCGAGGGCTAACTCACACAGATCATAAATTCGCTGAAACCAGATCGATCGATTTGGGCTGTGCGGATGCACTTCTCCACTCAAAACCAAAATTTCGATCACGCCCTGAGACTGAAGTTCTCGTAGCCGAGCTTCTGCCACTGCTAGACTGAGCCATTCATCCTGTCCCGGATCAACTCGAAAGTTGCAGTAAGTACAACGATTAAAGCATTCGTAAGTTGGAACCAGTGTATAGGCAGGGCTATAGGTTGCGCGTTTGGTCTGGGCTTTTGGAGTGGCGGCGATCGAGGAAACCATGGGGAAATCGAGATCAGGGAAGAGGGTGGGGCTGGGGGGCAGGGAACCAATGATTTGAAGCGGCTCTCATGGGTGGGTCAATCAGCCAGAACGACCGCCAATCATGCTGTTGTTCTACACCCCTCACCCCTACCTCGAATTACACTGCTACCTTAACGCGATTGACAGTTGCCAGTGCTTCAACCAGGCTTCTGACTGCCGCGATCATGGCAATCTCACTGTTGAGTTGATTGATTGCAGAGCCAACCCCAATCCCTGATGCACCCGCTGCGATCGCCATTGGAGCCGTCACATTCGACAAGCCAGACGCACAGAGAACAGGCACATTGACCGCAGCCGAAATCTCACGGGCAGCAGCAAGCGTAGGAGCTGCCTTTTCAATCAGACCCAGCGTGCCAGCATGGACGGGCTGACTGCTAGTGCCGCCTTCGGTTTGAATGATATCTGCGCCTGCTTTGACCAGGGCTTCCGCTAAGTGAACCTGCTGATCGAGTTCTAGAATGTGAGGAACAGTGACAGAGAGGGTGATATGGGGCAACAGGGCACGGGTGCGCTGCGTCAGCTCCAGCACTTCTGCGGCTTCAAACCGGATACCCTGAGCATAGAAAGCGTCAAAGTTACCGATCTCAATTAGATCTGCACCTGCGGCAACGGCAGTCACAAACTGCTTTGGGTCAACAGCAGAAACACAAATGGGCAGCGAGGTCAGTTGCTTTGCCAGGCGTACCAGATTTGCATCTGCGGCAATATCAACAAAGGTTGCCCCTCCTCGATCGGCTGCTTTGACAACGGCAGCAACGCGATCGGCATCAAAATTGGTTAAGCCGCTAATGACTTTTAGCGCGTTCCCCTGTTGAAATGCCTGATGAAGCGTGGGATGAATTGACATGAATCTCTCCATTGAATAGCTGGACTGAATCACTGGACTTGAATCGTTTTGCACTCAACAAATCCTATCGGTCATTGGCATTATTGTGCCAGTTCCGGGAGACTCATACCAGAGACAGAGAAGATGTGATTGTGATCACGTTTGCCAGCGACAGGAGCAAGTAAGCTGCTGAAGTTTGCATCAGGGTATCTTAAATGAAAATAAATGTACTAGGAAAAGCCAAGCCGATCGCCGCTCCCAGTACGATTGAGGGGAATGTCTTGGCAGGCAAGCCTACCCTGTTTAAGTTTGATTTGCTTAAACGAAGTGCGTTAAGTGTTGGGCTATCTACAAAACGTCCTGCGGTGCTGGAGTTATTCAATGGATTGGGAAAGCGAATCAGTCAGGCTCCGCGCATCCGAACAAGCAATGCAGCAATCCGTTTAAGTGAAGCAACAGGGACTTATTACCTGAAGCTGTCAGTCAGGCAAGGCAGGACAAAATTCAGGCTCTCTTTAGACAGCGTCGATTTGGAAAATGCTCCGGTTACTTCGGCTGCTCCTGTCTCCCCTGCATCGCCACCTGGCACTTCCCCGATCGCCCCCGCTCAGCCTCCATCTCCCCCTGTTGTTACACCCGTCTCACTGCCATCTGATCCAAACACTGTTATTTATGCGGCAAATACCCCGCGTGATGCTCAACCTCAGCAAACTCCGACCTTTGCACCGATCGGCACAAATCCAGCTTCACAATATGCGTTGGGCATCATCAACGAATACCGCAGGCTCTCAGGACTGCAACCCCTGTCTCTGAACATCAAGCTCTCCTACGCGGCTGAAGCCCATAGCCAGGACATGGCAATTAATAACTATGTGGGCAAAACAGGGTCTCTCGGCTCATCGATCGCCAGTCGAGTTGCCGCTGCTGGATATGCTGCCGCCCAGTCTGGTGAAATTGCTTATGTCGGACAGGTCACTGCCATGAATGCCTTCACCGATTGGACCAATGATCCAGAAGCGCGGGCAAATTTGCTTAATCCAGTGTTCAAAGATGTGGGGATTAGTACATTCCGATTGGGTTCTACCAACGCATGGACGATCGATTTTGCCAACCCGATGCGTTAAGACCTCTTTGTGAAGGCATCTGCAAATCACCCATGCTCTGATCCAACCTGATCCATCTGCCTCCCTCGCTTCTCTCTCGCTTTTCTACCTCTCATCTTTACCAGTTCGCCTAAGATCAGAACCAGAGTGTGTGATAGGGAGTGAGCTGTGGAAGTTGGACGGCGGCGTTTTTTGAACTGGAGTTGGGCAGGAATTGGATGGGTTGGGCTATCGCTCTGGGGCTGTGCTGCCAAAAACCAGACTCCAGCGAAGGTAGAAGCTCCTCAGACGCTCAAGTTGAGCAGTTCTGCTTTTGATCCGGATGGACTCATTCCAGCAAAATATACCTGTGACGGTGAAAATCGATCGCCTGCTCTCAGTTGGGATGCGCCGCCTGCTGCAACCCGCAGTTTGGTGCTGCTTGTCAGTGACCCAGATGCACCCGGAAAAACCTTTATTCATTGGGTGCTGTATGACCTACCACCCGAAACCCGTCAGTTGCCAGAAGGCATGAAAGCAGATCCAATCCTCGTTCAGGGAGGGGTGCAGGGAAAAAGTGATTTTGGCAAATATGGCTATGGGGGTCCCTGTCCACCTCAGGGAACGCATCGCTATGTCTTCACGCTCTATGCTTTAGATACAGTGCTCGATTTGCCGCCCGGTGCGAAACAAGCAGATGTTTTAAAAGCGATCGAAGGGCATATCCTGGCACAAGCAGAACTCGTCGGTCGTTATGGGCGCTAACCGCAGGAGGACGCAAATGCCGAAATTGGGACTGCGGGCGCGATTGTTCTTCTCGCATATTATTGTGATGATTGTCGGGCTGTTGACGCTGTTAGCGATCGGCAAAATTTCTTCTCCCCGATTTTTTGTGTTTTATCTGCGGCAAATTGAAGTCGGTGGTTTTAGTGTGCGGCAGGTGCGGACGCAGTTAATTCAGAGCTTTGAGGATGCCTGGAGCCAGGGGGCTTTCTGGTCGATGGTGGTGGGAGCAACAACGGCAGGTGGTTTGAGCTACTGGGTGACAAAGCGAGTGGTGCAGCCGCTGATTCAAATGGAGGAAATCACCAAAAAGTTTGCTGCTGGACAGCTAGAAGAACGAGTTCCATCCAGCGAAATTCCAGAAGTCGATCAACTAGCAGATAGCTTTAACCGCATGGCAGCCACGCTGGAGGGCGTCGAGCAGCGCCGCAGAGAATTGGTGAGTGACCTATCTCACGAATTACGAACGCCATTAACGGTTTTACGGGGCTATCTAGAAGGCTTGGCTGACGGTACGATCGACCCCTCTCCTGACATTTATCTGCGGCTTTCTAGAGAAACAACGCGAATGCAGCGACTAGTCAACGATCTGCAAGAGCTATCCAAAATGGAAGCAGGCTATTTGCCGATCGATGCTCGTTCGCTAGATCTACAGCCACTTTTAACGGCAATTGTGCAGCGATTTTCAGATCAGCTTTTGGCAGAGAATAGTCCGCTGATGCTGCTCGACTATCCACCTGATACACCCATGGTGCTGGCGGATCCCTTTCGGGTTGAGCAAATTCTCGTCAATTTGATTGGCAACGCGCTACGCTACACCCCCACAGGCTCCGTTACGGTACAAGTGCGCTCAGAAGCCGATCGCGTTTGGGTTGCTGTCGTCGATACAGGTCAGGGAATGGCAGGGGAAGATCTGCCCCATGTATTTGAGCGCTTCTGGCGGGCAGATCGATCGCGCGATCGACATTCTGGGGGAACTGGCATTGGGCTGGCAATCTGTCGCCGTTTAGTTGAACTGCAAGGGGGAGCGATCGAGGTACAGAGTCAGCTTGGCAGAGGGAGTACATTCAGGTTTTCGCTGCCCTTAGCCGGAAAGAAGAGTTAAGAATGCGATTCCTCTCCCTGATCCTCTCCCGCGATATACCTCATTGAAATAGCAAAAAGATGGCAAATTCCTCCAGCAGTAGGACGACTCCCCATGACAAAAGCAATAGATTGAATAGGCAGGCTTAAATTTGCGGATAGTGGATGCCGATCATGAATGAGCAGGAGCGTAAACAGCAGGTAATGAACATCGATCGAGAGGTTGAAGCACTCATTGAAGAAACCAAAGCAATTGATAAAGAAATGGAAGTAGAGGAGCGAGAAAGGATTTCTGAGGAGGGTAAGAAAAACGCAAAAGAGATGAATGATAGTTCTCTCTCTTGAGGATTTTGTGAATGGGAGGTAACAGATAATCAGGAAGATTGCTTAGTTTTTGCTGGCTAAACAGTCGCTACCCCCATTAACCCTCGATCGAAATAATTATCAACTGTCTTTCTAACCGATCTTTCTAACCAATTGCTGACA
It encodes:
- a CDS encoding alkaline phosphatase PhoX encodes the protein MSLKRRHFLMFLGMGAGSIALQPLVSGKQSSLLQQGEAASAQGVSASRLSFKPIQGPMPLLTDSMNRDKQLSDYSKFTVVDDLVLPEGYTYDVVAAWGDRVGDSHFGYNNDYLSFVETASDEGWLTVNHEYISAKPWMQTYQQVIGQALPLDVVQAAVKAAGEAGIDAFALPDSDATKAAILTLSKTALTDLGLSVISIRKAADGKWLRTNSSADRRIMGISGLEDGKYLKSTGPAVAVFQKTSGQGYVDGLGDRIIGSFSNCAGGTTPWGTVFSAEENYQSYVPEAVYADGTSLNPSKKPFNMDAEEITGLGNALGLAGNKYGWMVEVDPANPDDYGTKHTWLGRFRHEAVGVRAVAGKKLAFYSGCDRRGGHLYKFVSNSIVRNPQDKANSSLLSDGMLYAAKFNADGTGRWIALKADTTVNPDLPSTHVGGMITLPNPDRTAGSIVKVTEDGAIQAFKQQFQTIGDLYQGNAEEKQGAILIDAHFAANAAGATCTARPEDTDVRADGALFITFTSGAPSSSDGSPNAEIFKGPNGEKDYEYGWIMRLDEDSNDPAAMTFQWSTFAAGGEPIEGGLGFANPDNLEFDAKGNLWMVTDMSSDKHNKAIPSRTDAEGKAVSQSDLRGLFGNNSIWMMPTAGANAGEAHLFGFGPMDSEMTGPFFTRDNKTLFIAAQHPGEIGGVRANMAAETRQYAMKTTDGQEFIQAREVPIGSNWPGKQANDPPKPAVVAIRRLDGQSLS
- a CDS encoding AarF/ABC1/UbiB kinase family protein, with the translated sequence MNYSPFSQMRRYDSQAIARYYRYRPWRAIWRMFVVIWLFSRFILGLRWDKWTNQEEAQKTKRAVQLRQLLTRLGPTYIKVGQALSTRPDLVRKDFLDELTKLQDRLPPFPTPLAFDIIERELDRSVEEMFDPISAEPIAAASLGQVYHAYLQTGEEVAVKVQRPNLLPVLTLDLYLMRWAASWLGPLLPLNLGHNLTLIVDEFGTKLFEEVDYLNEGRNAEKFAANFSDDPTVKVPSIYWRYSSQRVLVLEWINGFKLTDINKIQESNLNADRLIEIGVTSGLRQLLEYGFFHADPHPGNLFATPNGQMAYIDFGMMDQLSEITKETLVDSIVHLINKDYEDLAKDFVKLGFLTPDTDIQPIVPALEIVLGSALGESVRDFNFKTITDQFASLMYEYPFRLPAQFALIIRSLVTQEGLALSLNPDFKIVDVAFPYIAKRLLTGESPQLRRRLIDVLFKDGKFQWHRLENLLSIARSDNNFDILPTAQLGLQYLLSEEGQYLRRQLILALVENDRLHTEEVQRLWNLIKDDIKPDRLFSAALGALTGLSTAGATALLPSMVAFINSPKLENPKP
- a CDS encoding ATP-binding protein; the encoded protein is MEHVQEDLVQTLNGAVKGIDGDSFVALRQAKPRSDGYSDDPRYWQHVQWLAAVSSINPQAFIYTYVPASEPKAIIFIGSDTAVNHRIKGAKFLEYYKIALKEDDILLKGLKVQTVDLSIAADKWGVWATGVTPILNSKGDPVGALGIDYQAGYILAIQQGIRDRLLIAFITTYSVLFVLIYFLSGLLTKQLNQLSAAAEKTGTGDYNHNFFFIDRRWLPDEFDLLARVFQSMIDRIRVREQLLKDSEIYLEQQVQERTYQLKQSLNFADLLQRITDRVRDSLDENHILQATVQELTTELQIIGCNTAIFDLQARKTIIQTQFFLTESPVNSGQSYGIDGVEEFPGVHAQLLKGETVQFCVHPVLAPELVPQQSYTILACPIGDSHEILGDIWLFRESETWFEEREVRLAQQVANHCAIAIRQARLYQAAQERLVEMETLSLLKDDFLSTVSHELRSPVANMKMAIQMLGVNLNKVTSIGVTVDSPYRSRLSQYLQVLDSECEREISLINDLLDLQRLDAGMEPSMMDLVNLKDWLPELIQSFKDRAHAREQQLTLEMESQFPLFQTDEAALKRIMAELLHNACKYTPPREKIFVVANLNQDQITIQVINSGSEIPEKELSRIFEKFYRVPNADPWKQGGTGLGLALVKRLVEHLNGTIQVDSAAMQTRFIMQFPVLSFCPFPMKSTATLSKL
- the cofG gene encoding 7,8-didemethyl-8-hydroxy-5-deazariboflavin synthase subunit CofG, with amino-acid sequence MVSSIAATPKAQTKRATYSPAYTLVPTYECFNRCTYCNFRVDPGQDEWLSLAVAEARLRELQSQGVIEILVLSGEVHPHSPNRSIWFQRIYDLCELALDLGFLPHTNAGILQFEEMAQLKAVNVSMGLMLEQMTSTLLESVHRHAPSKVPAVRLQQLEWAGELQIPFTTGLLLGIGETEADRLTTLETIAQVHHRYKHIQEVILQPHCPGHSQAWEGEAFSPETLVRVVQMARKLLPHDITIQIPPNLVPAPEHLSACLEAGATDLGGIGPKDEVNPDYPHPHDAALTMTLNHLGWQLQPRLPIYPQYDSWLSDRLQIAVRVWRDRLTPQSDQ
- a CDS encoding DUF561 domain-containing protein is translated as MSIHPTLHQAFQQGNALKVISGLTNFDADRVAAVVKAADRGGATFVDIAADANLVRLAKQLTSLPICVSAVDPKQFVTAVAAGADLIEIGNFDAFYAQGIRFEAAEVLELTQRTRALLPHITLSVTVPHILELDQQVHLAEALVKAGADIIQTEGGTSSQPVHAGTLGLIEKAAPTLAAAREISAAVNVPVLCASGLSNVTAPMAIAAGASGIGVGSAINQLNSEIAMIAAVRSLVEALATVNRVKVAV
- a CDS encoding CAP domain-containing protein — translated: MKINVLGKAKPIAAPSTIEGNVLAGKPTLFKFDLLKRSALSVGLSTKRPAVLELFNGLGKRISQAPRIRTSNAAIRLSEATGTYYLKLSVRQGRTKFRLSLDSVDLENAPVTSAAPVSPASPPGTSPIAPAQPPSPPVVTPVSLPSDPNTVIYAANTPRDAQPQQTPTFAPIGTNPASQYALGIINEYRRLSGLQPLSLNIKLSYAAEAHSQDMAINNYVGKTGSLGSSIASRVAAAGYAAAQSGEIAYVGQVTAMNAFTDWTNDPEARANLLNPVFKDVGISTFRLGSTNAWTIDFANPMR
- a CDS encoding YbhB/YbcL family Raf kinase inhibitor-like protein; protein product: MEVGRRRFLNWSWAGIGWVGLSLWGCAAKNQTPAKVEAPQTLKLSSSAFDPDGLIPAKYTCDGENRSPALSWDAPPAATRSLVLLVSDPDAPGKTFIHWVLYDLPPETRQLPEGMKADPILVQGGVQGKSDFGKYGYGGPCPPQGTHRYVFTLYALDTVLDLPPGAKQADVLKAIEGHILAQAELVGRYGR